Within the Vibrio tasmaniensis genome, the region CGCTGCATCGTAAACGCCAGTGTGGCCAACCATGTCACAGTTAGGGAAGTTACACACGATAGCGTCGTATTTGCCGCCTTTGATTGCTGCAACAAGCTTTTCAGTTAGCTCTGGTGCGCTCATTTCTGGCTGTAGGTCGTAAGTCGCTACTTTTGGAGAAGCAACAAGCTGACGCTCTTCACCTTCAAACTCGTCTTCTTTACCGCCGTTGAAGAAGAACGTCACGTGCGCGTATTTCTCTGTTTCAGAGATACGTAGCTGCGTTTTGCCTTCTTTCGATAGCCATTCACCGTAAGTGTTCTCTAGGGAGGCCGGTGGGAATGCACAAAGAAGCGGAATGTCTGCCGCGTATTGAGTCAGCATCACAAAGTCGATTGCTGGGAATACGTTACGCTCAAAACCGTCGAAGTTAGGTACGAATGCACGAGTAATTTCACGCGCACGGTCAGCACGGTAGTTCATGAAGATAACCGCATCGCCATCAACGATAGCTGCAGACCCTTCGCCTTCCGCTTTAATTTCAGTCGCTTTTACGAACTCATCGTTTTCGTCACGAGCGTAAGCTGCTTCAAGGCCAGCAACCGCCGTGTCGAATGTGAATTCCGCTTTTGCTTGAGTCAATAGGTCGTAAGATTCTTGAACGCGATCCCAGTTGTTATCACGGTCCATTGCGTAGTAACGACCAATAAGCGAAGCCACACGGCCTTTGCCCAGTTTAGCGAATAGCGCTTGGAAGCGAGCTAGTGTGTTTTCTGCGCTACGTGGCGGCGTATCACGACCGTCTAGGAATGCGTGTAAGTAGATTTTCTCTGCGCCACGTTCTGCTGCCATTTCAACGGCTGCGTAGATGTGATCTTCATGAGAGTGAACGCCACCTGGAGACATAAGGCCCATGATGTGAACGGCTTTGTCTGCTTTAACTGCTTTATCAACAGCGTTAACTAGCGCTTCAGTTTGAGCGAACTCGCCGTCTGCGATTGATTTAGTAATACGCGTTAAATCTTGGTATACCACGCGACCCGCACCGATATTGGTGTGACCCACTTCAGAGTTACCCATTTGGCCATCAGGCAGGCCTACATCTAAGCCAGAAGCAGAGATTAGCGTGTTAGGTTGGTTAGCAATAAGACCGTCTAATACAGGTGTATTAGCGTTCGCGATAGCGTTGTCTTGGTTGTCTTGACGGTAACCGTAACCGTCAAGGATCACTAGAGCCATTGGCTTCTTAGCTGACATAGGATTGACCTCGTTCAATTCAAAATAAATCAGTATAAAAACAAATTAGCGTAACTTTACTACAGTTTACAGTCAAAACTGTAGTGGAAGATCAAGAAAGGGCGCAGGTAGGATGAACGAATATGAAAAAAA harbors:
- the gpmM gene encoding 2,3-bisphosphoglycerate-independent phosphoglycerate mutase, producing the protein MSAKKPMALVILDGYGYRQDNQDNAIANANTPVLDGLIANQPNTLISASGLDVGLPDGQMGNSEVGHTNIGAGRVVYQDLTRITKSIADGEFAQTEALVNAVDKAVKADKAVHIMGLMSPGGVHSHEDHIYAAVEMAAERGAEKIYLHAFLDGRDTPPRSAENTLARFQALFAKLGKGRVASLIGRYYAMDRDNNWDRVQESYDLLTQAKAEFTFDTAVAGLEAAYARDENDEFVKATEIKAEGEGSAAIVDGDAVIFMNYRADRAREITRAFVPNFDGFERNVFPAIDFVMLTQYAADIPLLCAFPPASLENTYGEWLSKEGKTQLRISETEKYAHVTFFFNGGKEDEFEGEERQLVASPKVATYDLQPEMSAPELTEKLVAAIKGGKYDAIVCNFPNCDMVGHTGVYDAAVKAVESLDECLDKVVEAIKEADGQLLITADHGNAEMMVNPETGGIHTAHTNLPVPLIYVGSKDVEFKEGGKLSDLAPTMLSLSGIDIPAEMSGDVIVK